One window from the genome of Sphingomicrobium arenosum encodes:
- a CDS encoding zinc metalloprotease: MKFTAGLYVLGLAATPAAAQWDDEAQTQQWSNFHHDNAGAGFVGDYALEVEYNFQRAWWVSELAAALDKWDVAIDMPGGIGTVTENPSINTRKCGAVTGKLIVCSDSYGFKQGGWLGVATASSDALGHFTKLTVQFNDTFYDSASYADPNERVYVACHELGHAFGLDHLDVTFDNPNKGSCMDYTSDVDGDGQFEIGPNPTNLIPTSKDYTVLRTDAMYGAGHATYHSSQPEEPTKPGRGGGGRPNKDLQFRTVGQPHPQAVLNAYADWGAIIGYDPQGRPNEFLMEHGNGHRTRTFVMWSREARPVGMR; the protein is encoded by the coding sequence ATGAAATTTACGGCGGGCCTGTATGTACTCGGCCTCGCTGCGACGCCTGCTGCCGCACAGTGGGATGACGAAGCACAGACCCAGCAATGGTCGAATTTCCACCATGACAATGCCGGTGCCGGCTTCGTCGGCGACTATGCGCTCGAGGTCGAATATAATTTCCAGCGCGCCTGGTGGGTGAGCGAACTGGCCGCCGCGCTCGACAAATGGGACGTGGCGATCGACATGCCCGGCGGGATCGGGACGGTCACGGAAAACCCCTCGATCAACACTCGCAAATGCGGCGCGGTGACCGGCAAGCTCATCGTCTGTTCGGACAGTTATGGCTTCAAGCAGGGAGGGTGGCTCGGCGTGGCGACCGCCTCCTCTGACGCGCTCGGTCATTTCACCAAGCTGACCGTACAGTTCAACGACACCTTTTACGACAGCGCCTCTTACGCCGATCCCAACGAGCGGGTCTATGTCGCCTGCCACGAACTCGGCCATGCCTTCGGGCTCGACCATCTCGACGTGACCTTCGACAATCCAAACAAGGGTAGCTGCATGGACTATACGTCCGATGTCGATGGCGATGGCCAATTCGAAATTGGGCCAAATCCCACCAATCTCATTCCCACATCGAAAGACTATACCGTACTGCGCACCGACGCCATGTATGGCGCCGGGCACGCCACCTACCACAGCAGCCAGCCCGAAGAGCCGACAAAGCCGGGACGCGGTGGCGGCGGGCGGCCCAACAAGGATCTCCAATTCCGCACCGTGGGCCAGCCGCATCCGCAGGCGGTACTCAATGCCTATGCCGACTGGGGCGCGATCATCGGTTACGACCCGCAGGGCCGCCCCAATGAATTTCTCATGGAGCATGGAAATGGCCATCGCACCCGCACCTTCGTGATGTGGTCGCGCGAGGCACGGCCGGTAGGCATGCGCTGA
- a CDS encoding CoA-binding protein yields the protein MPLTRDDDIAALLRQTRTIAMVGASDKPHRDSNRVMAWLIEQGYRVLPVNPRITGQHVHGEYVWRELDQIDVPIDMVDCFVNSSLVGAVVDQAILAGAKSIWMQLGVVDEAAAARAEAAGLKVVMNRCPKIEIPRLGIAPVTQDG from the coding sequence ATGCCGCTGACGCGTGACGACGACATTGCCGCCCTGCTGCGCCAGACCCGGACCATCGCCATGGTCGGCGCCTCCGACAAGCCTCACCGCGACAGCAACCGCGTCATGGCCTGGCTTATCGAGCAGGGCTATCGCGTCCTGCCGGTCAATCCGCGCATCACCGGCCAACATGTCCATGGCGAATATGTCTGGCGCGAACTGGACCAGATCGACGTGCCCATCGACATGGTCGATTGCTTCGTGAACTCCAGCCTCGTCGGCGCGGTCGTCGACCAGGCCATCCTCGCCGGCGCCAAGTCGATCTGGATGCAGCTGGGCGTCGTGGACGAGGCCGCCGCCGCGCGCGCCGAGGCGGCCGGGCTGAAGGTCGTCATGAACCGCTGTCCCAAGATCGAGATCCCGAGGCTCGGTATCGCGCCGGTCACGCAGGACGGTTAG
- a CDS encoding TldD/PmbA family protein, whose protein sequence is MRNLDQARAATAQAVDLAMKAGASAADAALVASGSSSVEVRMGALEDVQRSEGEKLGLRVFLGQKVASVSSSDLSDEGLAGLASRAVAMARAASEDEYAGLAPEDLLMRGPAPDLDLYEDAEEPSPEALRERALACEAAALAIDKVKNSSGASASASTSLFALATSHGVDAAFRSSGHGCSVAVIAAAEGGSERDYAYHSARYLDDLEEAAAIGARAGERAAARLSPMKFEGGKMAVLFDPRVATSLLSHLSSALSGSAVARRSSFLQDRMGERIFAPGVTIVDDPLRRRGLRSHGFDGEGLPVKRMNIIEDGVLKSWFAASAPARQLGIAPTGHAIRGPGGAPGAGPSNFWIEAGTRSREQLLAAHPRCLLVTELIGQGVNPVTGDYSRGAAGFYVENGEIVGPASGATIASNLKDMFASLEPGSDLELRKGVDAPTLLVPEMTVAVG, encoded by the coding sequence ATGCGTAACCTCGATCAGGCCCGAGCGGCCACCGCCCAAGCCGTCGATCTCGCCATGAAGGCCGGTGCCAGCGCCGCCGATGCCGCGCTGGTCGCCTCGGGGTCGTCGAGCGTCGAGGTGCGCATGGGCGCGCTCGAGGATGTGCAGCGCTCCGAAGGCGAGAAGCTCGGCTTGCGCGTCTTCCTCGGCCAGAAGGTGGCGAGCGTCTCTTCCTCCGACTTGAGCGACGAAGGATTGGCGGGACTGGCCAGCCGCGCGGTCGCCATGGCGCGCGCGGCGAGCGAGGACGAATATGCGGGCCTCGCGCCCGAGGACCTGCTGATGCGCGGCCCTGCGCCCGACCTTGATCTTTACGAAGATGCCGAGGAGCCCTCGCCCGAGGCGCTCAGGGAGCGCGCGCTCGCCTGCGAGGCGGCGGCGCTGGCGATCGACAAGGTGAAGAACAGTTCGGGCGCGAGTGCGTCGGCCTCCACGAGCCTGTTCGCGCTGGCCACCAGTCATGGGGTCGATGCCGCCTTCCGCTCCTCGGGTCACGGCTGTTCGGTCGCGGTCATCGCCGCCGCCGAAGGCGGGAGCGAGCGCGACTATGCCTATCATTCGGCGCGCTATCTCGACGATCTCGAAGAGGCCGCCGCGATCGGTGCGCGCGCCGGCGAGCGAGCGGCGGCGCGGCTGTCGCCGATGAAGTTCGAGGGCGGCAAGATGGCGGTGCTGTTCGACCCGCGCGTCGCAACCAGCCTGTTGAGCCACCTGTCGAGCGCCTTGTCGGGGAGCGCGGTGGCGCGGCGCTCCTCCTTCCTCCAGGACCGGATGGGTGAGCGCATCTTCGCGCCCGGCGTGACCATCGTCGACGACCCGCTGCGTCGGCGCGGCCTCAGGAGCCACGGCTTCGATGGCGAGGGGCTCCCGGTGAAGCGCATGAACATCATCGAGGACGGCGTGCTGAAAAGCTGGTTTGCCGCCAGCGCGCCCGCGCGCCAGCTCGGCATCGCGCCGACCGGCCACGCCATTCGCGGCCCCGGCGGCGCGCCGGGCGCGGGGCCGAGCAATTTCTGGATCGAGGCGGGCACGCGCAGCCGCGAGCAATTGCTCGCCGCCCATCCGCGCTGCCTCCTCGTCACCGAGCTGATCGGGCAGGGCGTCAATCCCGTCACCGGCGATTATTCGCGCGGCGCGGCAGGCTTCTACGTGGAAAATGGCGAGATCGTCGGCCCGGCCTCGGGCGCGACCATCGCGTCGAACCTCAAGGACATGTTCGCCAGCCTCGAACCGGGGAGCGACCTTGAGCTCCGCAAGGGCGTCGATGCGCCCACGCTGCTTGTCCCCGAGATGACGGTGGCGGTGGGCTGA
- a CDS encoding Mrp/NBP35 family ATP-binding protein, with protein sequence MTRDLLSPLDTHLHADRLKSRRLEGSVARLLVDASGMNALERKALEEDFRAAALALPGVEEVRIGMTAAKVERTFIAIASGKGGVGKSTLSANLAVALARLGHDVGLVDADIYGPSQPKLLGTSEKPKSEGKTLIPVEAHGVKMLSVGQLVEPGTALAWRGPMAAGALNQLLEADWGSARIVLIDLPPGTGDVQLSLISKARPAGALIVSTPQDLALIDAVRAIDLFRKTEVPVLGVIENMAGFACPHCGETSDPFGKGGAEASAKEMGLPFLGRLPLSASIRLASDQGTPPAADEGPAQDAFTDLARRLVEAIGSQTGG encoded by the coding sequence ATGACCCGTGACCTCCTCAGCCCACTCGACACCCATCTCCATGCCGACCGCCTCAAGAGCCGCCGCCTCGAAGGCAGCGTCGCGCGGCTGCTGGTCGATGCCAGCGGCATGAACGCGCTCGAGCGAAAGGCATTGGAAGAAGATTTCCGTGCCGCCGCGCTGGCGCTGCCCGGCGTGGAAGAAGTGCGCATCGGCATGACCGCCGCCAAGGTCGAACGCACCTTCATCGCCATTGCCTCGGGCAAGGGCGGGGTCGGCAAGTCGACGCTGTCGGCCAATCTCGCGGTCGCGCTGGCAAGGCTGGGGCATGACGTGGGTCTCGTTGATGCCGACATTTACGGCCCCTCGCAGCCCAAGCTCCTCGGCACCAGCGAGAAGCCCAAGTCGGAGGGCAAGACGCTCATCCCCGTCGAGGCGCATGGCGTGAAGATGCTGTCGGTCGGCCAGCTCGTCGAACCCGGCACCGCGCTCGCCTGGCGCGGGCCGATGGCGGCGGGCGCCTTGAATCAGCTGCTCGAGGCCGACTGGGGCTCGGCGCGCATCGTGCTGATCGACCTGCCGCCGGGGACGGGCGACGTGCAACTCTCGCTCATTTCCAAGGCGCGGCCCGCGGGCGCGTTGATCGTCTCGACCCCGCAGGACCTCGCGCTGATCGACGCCGTGCGGGCCATCGACCTGTTCAGGAAGACCGAGGTGCCCGTCCTCGGCGTCATCGAGAATATGGCGGGCTTCGCCTGTCCGCATTGCGGCGAGACGAGCGATCCCTTCGGCAAGGGCGGGGCGGAGGCCAGCGCGAAGGAGATGGGCCTGCCCTTCCTCGGCCGCCTGCCCCTGTCGGCCTCGATCCGCCTCGCCAGTGATCAGGGCACGCCGCCCGCCGCCGACGAAGGCCCCGCGCAGGACGCCTTCACGGACCTGGCGCGACGGCTGGTCGAGGCGATCGGGAGCCAGACGGGCGGCTGA